One region of Hemiscyllium ocellatum isolate sHemOce1 chromosome 4, sHemOce1.pat.X.cur, whole genome shotgun sequence genomic DNA includes:
- the LOC132814973 gene encoding fatty acid-binding protein, liver-like gives MVEAFVGSWDLQRSESFDEYMKNLNVNLMQRTLAVTVKPKTIISVENDVITVTTKSSIKTTKIQFKLAEEFDETTADNRATKTTVVLKDGKLVQTQKWDGKETTLVRELKDGKMILTCTMGDAVCTREYARSKDD, from the exons ATGGTCGAGGCGTTTGTAGGTTCTTGGGATTTGCAACGAAGCGAAAGCTTCGACGAATATATGAAAAATCTGA ACGTGAATCTCATGCAGAGGACACTTGCTGTCACTGTAAAGCCCAAAACTATCATTTCTGTCGAAAACGACGTAATCACTGTAACGACCAAGAGCAGCATTAAAACGACAAAGATCCAATTCAagcttgcagaggaatttgacGAAACCACCGCAGACAATCGGGCAACTAAG ACTACTGTGGTATTGAAAGACGGCAAACTGGTCCAAACACAGAAGTGGGATGGAAAAGAGACAACCCTGGTTCGAGAACTGAAGGATGGCAAAATGATTTTG ACTTGCACCATGGGCGATGCGGTGTGTACCAGAGAGTATGCGAGGTCCAAAGATGATTAA